Proteins encoded together in one Microcebus murinus isolate Inina chromosome 16, M.murinus_Inina_mat1.0, whole genome shotgun sequence window:
- the ERICH4 gene encoding glutamate-rich protein 4 encodes MELWRQLREAGLVPPWLGPPPRALRGVSPVQSPGQTRMSPGTDTGGARESLLQIWEELGKLRQADVQLLGQLCSLGLQMKALHEDLVAILEEEEDSCEEEEEEEDEEPQRKQEEEHLGAFCPAPGPPDFEMTI; translated from the exons ATGGAGCTGTGGAGGCAGCTGAGGGAGGCTGGACTGGTGCCTCCCTGGCTGGGCCCACCCCCACGGGCCCTGAGGGGGGTCTCCCCAGTGCAGAGCCCTGGCCAAACCCGCATGTCTCCAGGGACAGACACTGGAGGTGCCAGGGAGAGTCTGCTGCAGATCTGGGAGGAGTTG GGCAAGCTGCGCCAAGCAGATGTCCAGCTGCTGGGCCAGCTGTGCAGCTTGGGGCTGCAGATGAAGGCGCTTCACGAGGATCTGGTTGCCAtcctggaagaggaggaggacagctgtgaggaagaggaggaggaggaggatgaagaaccccagaggaagcaggaggaagaACACTTGGGGGCCTtctgcccagccccaggcccccctGACTTTGAGATGACCATCTGA